The genomic region GGGTTGTCTGGAGGATGTTTAAGCTTACGTTATGAACCAGAATTTAACATTAATGTGTAAACACTTTACAGCTTACTTATCGTATTGACAGCTATTTAGTAAACAAATGGATTATTTATGTGGAAATATTCGCCACTCGAGGAGGTATGTTTTCTATGATAAATGACAGTCGTGACATAAAGTACGATCATACactaatataaacaatatatctgtttcttttatgcttattttcggactttcataaggtcttaatatttttttctaaataccaCCTTTTTTGAAGAGAGCATTTTCTattatagctgtcaattttctgtTTCCTGCTTGTGGAGAAAAAAGTTATTCCAtatgtttttatagtttattatgcATTCGTGTTTGGTGCATTTAATtgattaacattaataaatgatcttttatgaatgtatttttCTTCCAAATAGTAACAGTTACTGCAGGAAAgcacattttaattaaacaggACATAAAGACATGACCGAATTAATACGCCGCCATGTATTGCATGAAAGCAAATGgttttagcaaaacaattgcggataatcattgtaaaaataacttttcatagTTTTAGAGTTTCTTCATGAAACATAGGTATTCTAAGTGACCACAATCAATGCAATCGTTTTGATTTatcgaaaaggatgaataagtctcgaaaacaatggttcttatcgTGTTTACTTTCATAGAAATGTGCACAGAAAAACAcggtatatctaccttatgagatgagaGTTGACCGCTGCAAATATTTGAGGagccaccagtcatttaatatttgtgcgatTTTAGCTAAAACATACATGGATacactcttgttatcagtaattaatatttttcataaatgcattatccaGTGAGttgttaaagttttatcacttaaaaggtatgtttgtatacatgtgtatgttttgattttaaatatgagtatcACTTTAACCATCAAGCAAATTCAGAACGCTTTGTTGGTccatatgaataaaaaatgaaacaaggtCATCCAAGTAAAAGTTATGTACTATCAATACGGAAAAGGGAAACGCACAAGGTTTCaaaataaaccccgtttaatggcactgggtaaacgcgaaagacatacaacacaaaaagcaaaaacatcacaaacaaaaacatggaacaacagcacaaaactccataaataacacagtgcatatatactatataaagaAGTAGatgtgtttatcaagaattgtttggtaccgctttggaacggtctgtaaaatattaccaaaatattaatttttactTACATGTGCACCCGCTTTTCAAATTTAGTCGTAACCTTAAAAACATCTTGCTCAAATGTTCAGTGGTAGAGAAATAGAACAGTATACGAATTATACAACTTTATACCTATATGTTTGACGTCGCTGGGCTTCCCGCTTATGCATACGAAACATTCTACTTTTCctttggaaaaatatatatcgGCTGATTTACTTTTTAGTAGAAGAGAGACCGTTCCGATTTCCGAAAATACAGAATGGTGGCTGGTCGTTTCTTTACCTTACTAATACAAAACATCgatgttttgtttgaacttgagtttaaagaaatatttcacaatactaaaacaacatatttgtttttgttggtaaGAGTTGACATAATATAGAATAAACTAGCATTtcatatatgtaatatattttctcTAAGCCCCTTAAGGTAAGTCAGAGTTTaactaagaaaatatttattaatcatgtttttttccagatttttttttattgtttaaacctAAGTTATACTGAAACTGTCAGATACCTGTCTGATTCGCTTGAAGACAGGGCGTTTTCCCGGTAAAGAGTGAAAAACAGCTTAGGTTGTTAACACATTTTGAGGCGTGGATCGGGTTGAAAAATCATCTGTTAATTGATGTATAAATTTTTAGGGAAGTTCGTATCAAGttttacaacaacaaacagttcaaaaaatatttgaacgatgatgtacgtgtaatttcaaaatatttttggaacattttctgatttaaaagtgatgtgttttgttttaatcaagatttttttaaacatcgtATTAATGTTCGAGAGTTTGTTTTCGCCtgtctgttatttgtttttaatgatagcaaatgttcgaacatttagcttcaaagttcaagaaaatgtttaaaaacaggattaccatttttctaattagcgttaacttgtttatttccaaatatctttatttaaacttatgagaccttttttaaatttcaaattatttttggaacattttcttatttaaagtgttttgttttgatcaaggggaagttactacaatatattttaaatgtagttcttaaagttgataatttcactccttagtttgaaatgaacatatcttattggtattttcactgttgttatttcactgataaaattccatatttcatcaataagcatgaaagaaaaaaataagcatatacgtttcttttttaaatatgctctttataatatttaaaggttCATtcttattgcaaaaatatgataCACCACAATTGATACACTTGTTTTAATGTACCGAAAAAGATGAATAAGtctcgaaaacaatggttcttaccGTGTTTCCTCTCaatgaaatgtgcagaaaaacacggtatttctaccttatgagatggtAGTTGATCGCTGTAAATATTTgtggacccaccagtcatttaatatttgtgtgttttcagctaaTAAATACAGAGTTacattcttgttatcagtaattaatatttttcattaatgcattatcCAGTGagtagttaaagttttatcactcaaaatttatgttcgCATACATTTGtatggtttgattttaaatacgagtattaCTTTATCAAATCAAGCAAATTCAGAACGATTTGTTGGTccttatgaatatttttttttaacgaGGTCATCCCAGTAAAAGTTATGTACTATCAGTACGGAAAAGGGAACGAACGCGATTTCAAGataaccccgtttaatggcacagggtaaacgccaaagacatacaacacaaaagcataacaaatcacaaacaagaaacatagaacaacaacacaatgcatatatactatataaatagTAGGTgtgtttattaaggattgttgggtaCCGCATTGGaccaaaataacaatttttactTACATGTGAACCCGCTTTTCAAACTTAGTCGTAACCTTAAAAACATCTTGCTCAAATCTTCAGCGGTAGAGGAATAGAATAGTGTATAAATTGTACAACTTTATACCTTTATATGTTTGACGTCGCTGGGCTTCCCGCTTATGCATACGAAACATTCTACTTTTCCTTTGGAAAAATAGAATATCGGCTGATCTACTTTTTCGTACAAGAGAGACAGTTCCGATTTCCGCAAATACAGGATGGTGACTGGTCTTTCGTTTACctaacttatacaaaatatcgATTTCTTGttaatattcaagttttaagaaatatttcacaatacctatatgtttgtttgtttttgttggtaaGAGTTGACATAATCTAGAATAAACTTAACCCTACACCGGGAAGTTAATGAAGTTTTAGCATTTCATACCTGTAATATTTCTTATCCTTGCCACCAAAGGTAAGTCAGAGATTCAcacagaaaatatttattattcatgatttttcccggattttttaaatgttaaattgtaaGTTTTAACTTAATTGAAACTGTCAGAGACCTTTCTGAttcgcttgaagacaggtcgttttCCCGGTAAAGAGTGAAAACCATGATAGGTTGTTGACAAAATTTGAGGCGTGGATCAGGTTAAAAAACATCTGTTAATTGATGTATGAATTTTCTGGGAGGTTCGTATCAATTTTTACAACAACAAGGAGTTCAAAAGGACAtatgaacgatgatataacattgtttttatgttcGAGCGTTTGTTTTCGTCtgtctgttatttgttttttaataaaatcaaatgttgctgAACCGCtaattttcttgtattttagtGTCAACGTTATCGCAATAACTTGCTTTTGCTTGGAAATTTACTCTTTCGCTTTTCTTTGGGGgaattgttcttgttttgggGGAAAACTCGCTTCGCTTGTAGAGGTTGGGGGCCGTTCAGTTAACAGTCCGTCTTAAGCCTatataaaatatccaacaaagaGCACAGTTAATAGTTTATTACGAAGATGTTATTTCGTTAAGGAATCAATGTTTAGTGAATATATTGTTTGCAACACGGAGATCTTCGAGAGCTGCGCGCTGATACCAATCAACAGCCAATCACCATCGATTCCCTGATCGGTCACGGGTCATGTGACCAATAGATCGATTACTATTGCACTGTGGGGTCCCTTGACCCGCGTGGATGTCACGCCTCTTGTTTAGGTAAAATGCCCCTAAGGCAGCCATAAAGCTGCTAAAATCCGACTTAAAGGTATTCTATTGATAAAAGTATTTGTAGACATTAAATTACCCAAGAAGTCAAATTGAGTGATAATGCATGTCATTAAATGACAGCATGAAACGtaatttatctttaaacttaAATTGCTATCAAACCGCCTATctactttatttaaaacaaagaagccatactttaaaaagtacaacttaagcaaaatgttaatcatataaaaaatataaaaaataaacaatattaatttaattaaaagagttactaaaatataaaaaataaaaatattaatttaattaaaagagCTACAAAAAAgactattttatttatctaaagTAATTTATACAGAATATAACTCTAtaagaattaatttaataatcttAAAAGGCGACCATGAATTATAGCATGGTAGCAATGTTCGAACGTTCAGCTTCAtagttcaagaaaatgtttgaaaaacaggatTACCATTTTTCTAACTAACATTAGgttgtttgtttccaaatatttttacttaaatttatgACACcttttttaagtttcaaattatttttttttgcaatattttctgatttaaaaGTGACgtgtttttctgttttgatcaaggggaagtaactacaatggaaTTTAAATGTAAGTTTTATAGTTGATAATTTCACTCCTTTTGAACTGAACATATCTTATTGATAATTTCActgttgttggttttttttggataaaactccatatttcatcaataagcatgtaataaaaaaataagtatatacgTTCCTTTCTTAAAAATGCTCTTTTTAGTATTAAAGGTTCACtgttattacaaaaatatgatatatgtataccagaatcaatacaattgttttaatttaccgaaaaggatgaataagtatcgaaaacaatggttcttaccGTGTTTACTTTCAATGAAATGTGCAgacaacacggtatttctaccttatgagatgatagttggTCGCTGTAAATAttgacccaccagtcatttaatatttgtgcgttttcagctattaaatacttggttatcagttattaatatttttcatgaatgcaTTTTCCAGTAAGTAGTTTATTTatgttcttatacatgtgtatgttttgattttaaatacgagtattaCTTTAACCATCAAGCAAATTCAGAAAGCtttgttggtatatatgaataaaaaataacgaGGTCATCCCAGTAAAAGTTCTGTACTATCAGTACGGAAAAGGGAAACGAACGAGATTTCAAGATAACTCCGTTTAATACCCGGCACATATCGTATTTTGTCCCCATGACACGGCTCCTGTTGCTTCGACCCCGAGAATAGGCGACACTGTGTACGAATTATATGCGAGAATAATGAGTGCTTCTACGCCGTTCCCATAAATATGTGAAGAATGACGGAATAAGTTCAACCTCTTATCGACATTCCCATCCGTACCTTCCTGTGTGACATTGTAATAATGATACATTGCTAAGTTTATATTGAACCACgctttataatattaaaaggCTTTGACTACGTTCGAACCCTGCATTTCTGCGACGCATTTATGTCTTTCAGTTCGACCAATTGAAAACtagtgtaaaaataaacaaattatttccattgagtttattttctttatttttcacaaCACAGATTCAAAGTGATTAAAccaacatattttttgtaatattttattaaactttaataattgagaaaaaaataatcactcaaatatatatactaatgGTTATTGATTGTATAGACTGGCTTATAGCAGTCAGTTGTGGTTACCCGTTGAGCCGTCATCTACAAAATCTTGAGATTATTTATTGGTTATAATTAAAACCAATTTCAGATTATAACGATACTCGGATTATCGGTGCTAAATAATTAAGACTTAAGTTTATAACATTAATCTACTTCGGAATTAGAATTTGACTGACAAAGACTAagtttaattttagaaaatggTCCTCGTAAAAAACCCTGTATTAAACAATCACTTTTCatctttgtattttttatctgattaaatgaaaatgttcgtTCGGATATTGAAGAACCATCAGAAAATAATTCAGaatcagaaataaaatcatCGACATGTATGTTTGATGTAAATCTTGATCTTGcatttgttgtgttttcatcGTCTAGATAGTTGTTTTCCGAATCCTTTCGACGATATTTATAGCTGTTAGAGACATCGTTTTCCGATTCCTTTCCACGATCAATATGGCTGTTAGAGACATCGTTTTCTTTATTAGGCGTCGTTGGTCTATTAGATACCTCACCATCTATAATGTTGAATTTCTCGTCCCAATTTGTCTTTCTATTACCATTTGTTTTCATCGATGAATTTTcttgatatttacatttcaagccactgaaaaatatcatatgatACTAAAATATAATTCTTAACGATTAAGATAGAGATTGTTTTCATAATACTACAGTATGTCTGGTTTAAACTAGGTATAACTGGTTAACTGATTTGTTTGCATTCTTTATCGCGTGATATTCCGTGTACAGTATCCTCATGAAACTTATCTCGATAAAGCCAGTTTATTCACAGCGATAACATGCGTTCATGCTGATTTAAACTTTAGGTTTATTTAACATATCGGAAATTATAAGATCATGTGACATATGCTACATGATTAATATACACACCTTTTCCGTTCGCCAATGGTGGTGCTAGATACACTGTTATTGCTGCCTATCTGCACTATAGAACTGCCAACAATATTGACAGTTTTACCGCCATGAGGGTGGTTCACAAAGTATTTAGCAAAACCCTCGTCATCGCTGTCAGACTCGCCCTCGTCATCGCTGTCAGACTCGCCCACGTTACCGCTGTCAGACTCACAGGTAGATGACTCTGATGTTTGGTCCTCTGTAAGGTACTCGTCATCTTTAGTTGCAGCAAATTTGTCCTCGCTATCTAAAACAAGAATTAAGAACATTAAGAACGAAACGCAAACAAATTTAATACGGTATAATTTAAGTTACCAGCCGAAAAGAAAAGACAATTGTCCATCAAGGTCATACGCCGTCAAAGCTTATTTTGCTTAACACTAGTtactgaacatgattaaaattattCCTTTTATAGGTAAGCTGTAAGCTAAATTTACGTCGAAATGATCATTGGTGACCAAGAACATGTAACATAAGCTTTGTTAATGAATTAAGTGTCGAACGTATGTACagcttttaaaatttatatttacacgTGATTAAGAACCATTTACCATTCTATAACTATAATTGGCAAAGCTCGAAGTCCAATACGCTAACCACGTCAGCGTTACTGATAAGTGAATATTTAAGTTCCCAGGAAAACAACACTTTCAGTAACAGCTTTTTCAAAGAAACACTTACTGTATTTATGGAGAGTGTCAATTGCTGCTGTATGATTCGACCGTGAAGAGTGCTCTGTGTCTATTTCAACATCATCTGTTGAAAGCTCTGGGTTTATGATTAATTTTCCTGTGACCTTTGACACAACCGTCAGCTCGGAGTTCAAAGGTGTATTATGAGTGTCTTCATGTAGAAATGAGTGTTGGCGGCTGGATTGGGGATTGCTAGTGACACCGTCATGACTAGTTACACTGTATTGAGGCTGGTGTTGGCGACTAGAATGGATTTCATTTGTATCACCGTCATGTCTGGATACACTGTTTTGAGGCTGGTGCTGACGGCTTGCATGGGGAATGCTTGTTTCACATTCATGGCTGGTTAAACTGTAGTGAGGCTGGTGATGATGGGGAGGTAGATTGTGGTAGAAATTAGCTCCGTTTCGATGATATCCATGATGGTGTGAATAGTCTGTTGGGTACGCACGATTACCGTATGCACCTAGATGCTGACCATTTGTCGCACTTTGCATCGTATTTAACGTCGGTTCTGCAAAAGCCTGTTGGTTAACTCTACCGTTTGCGGCCGGTGTTAGGTTTTGTTCAGGTAGAACATACTGAGTATCTCTTCTAGCATAATCATAACTATTGACATTATTATTTGGCGTGGTTCTGGTCAAATTCGGTACCATGTGAAATGTGTTAGATGGCATTGCCTCATAATAATGCCCATGTTGATGTCCACCTGTACTTGTCTGGTTAACCGAAAAAGGTGAATGGGAAACATTGCCGTTATTATGATTTAGAGGTATATTGTGTCTATACAAATGATCGTCATTCTCATGCAAGAGCATCCTCGATTGTCTtatcatttcttcattctgctTTGTTTTAAAGGTGTCTTGTGTATCTAATTGAACATGATGATTATCTTGGTATGGTGGGAATTGACGAGTTGGTGGTGCCGGCACTGAAGTAAACGGCACAGTTTGTACATGTTCAGTTGTACCATTAAAGTTACGAGTGTGACTTGATGCTGGAATTGTAGATGTTTGTTGTTCACGATAAATGTGCTGGAATTCCCGTTTAGTGTTAACTTCAGTTTCATGGCGTTTTCTAAGCTTCTTTGCACTTTTCATAAGTTGTATTATTTTATCACGTGTAAACGAAGACGTTATGTCAAACCAGTCAACTGCATTAATAGAGAATAGCCCCGGTGGTGTTGAATAAGTTCGTAAATGCTTTGGCTTTGTATGAACTGGTTGAAGTAAACACCTTGAAGGTGTATCTAAGGCAAATGCGGAAGCAATTTCACTCTGGTTACATGGATCAAGACGAAGTCGTCCAATAGCCTCTTCACAAAAGAAATTAATATCAGGCGTATTTGTATTATCAGTCAAAAACACGAATATTAcacaacattttgaaataatatcttCCACATTTCGAACTTTAGATTGAATAAATTTTTGACTTTCAAATAATTCTATCCTTATATGTTCATGTTCCGTTCTCATAACATCTTCAATAAACCTCTTAAACTGCAATACATGTTCATAATCTCTTTGATTAAATACTATAACACCGTCAATGCTTTTCCATTGCTTAGgttttttactttgtaaaacatttttaacagtaGATTTTATCCACTGATGTAACGTGTCTTTGTCAACACCGCTGTTTCGGTCACTAGGTGTATTGTCTTTCGCAGAAGATAACCCCTGATTTTGATTGCAAGTCTCTTCCGCTGATCGCGTTTCAGCCCTGTGGCTCTTGAATGTCTTCGCGTTACCGTGTGTTGTACTGTGTGTAGATGCTAACTGATCAGCCGACATAGCCGACATTCTATCGTCCTCGATAGGAACAAATGAAGATGGCACACCTCGGGTAACATCTCCAGCTTCCTTGCTGGATTCTTTACATACACCAGCCTCATTTTCTGATTCCGATTCCGAACTCCCACTTGAGTCATCCTCGCTTAGATCGTTGATATGTACATTCTTAGTGTCATCTGTAATTTAAAACGTTAATTAAAGTCCAAATCGATGCACTCAATATCAAACTATTGTTCAGTATCCATTTATCAGTACATCTGTAGACAATTTACTGTCAATTTAATCCCAACTGTTAGCTAGGTTGAACATTTTGTACAGTTGCCAACTCTATAATGATAAGTGGCTGACATGtttctatttaaagaatgtGCTTACAATTCCTATTCATTTACTGCGTCTCAACTTTCAGTTAACTTACCCTCGTCAGGTAGTGGATTTGCCTTAACACCCATGGTAATATCTTCCTCAGagtctaaataataataataataatgataataataataataataataataataataataataataatgttcttGATCGAACTACTTAGTATTTTTGTCGAgacatgtttattatatttataacggATGAGCAAAATAACaattgtactgtataatatgtGGTCAAAgcttaatataataaatacatacataatgttAAGACATAGAAACTGTATGTACAATAATGAATatagtcttattttaaaaaaaaaaatatatggatatattttatttattcaccAATATATGAATTAAGGCTTAACATATACcgtgaaaaatatttatctttaatacataatttcaaataagtTACAAAAATACCTTGAAATGGGTAGAATAGACGTTTAACCTTCACAATTTTGTAGAATTTAGTTATGTATCCAACCACTTTCGATTTGCATGGAGAAAAAGTCCGAATAGCGGGTTGCGATCGCTTTTATAGAAAGTAACTTGGATTTTCCTATGTTactataaatacatgtttggTTACCGGCCATATTCATTACTACTTAGAATGGGAAACAGTGCTTATCTCGTTAACTGCGTCTAGCGATACACCTAAATGAGATCAATAATCGTCGCTTAGTCGTATATTATTTTAGGATTTTTAATTACCGTATTCATTTACTCTCGTCATAGCGAGgatatttatttcctttttccAATTTATTACTTTATACACGTTTCTTCAATCCTAcgcatttataaatatcaatatttacagGAAAACACGTCATTTTTCCGAGCAGTAAAAATAGAAGTGGTGATTCCAATATTCGCAAGTTCTATTCCACGGGTTTACACAAATTCTCactcaaattaaaatgaatatatttacttttgtacGTAGCACAGTGCATCGGTATATTCATAAAGCCGACACGTTTATCAGTTGACGAACAAGATTTATAACTTAAGCTGTACTCTAAGcaccattcggaacacctcggccattttcaatcgaaaacgACCtaggatgtatgccggtacatcagtactGGTAGTAAGGTTGCTATTTTCCCCagatcagtagaagtagttcattaaaattttaataatagtattaattaattatagaGTTTTAACGTGtagtttttaataagtttaaaataattgccGGTGACATGtcttattgcataaataatgaaGATTCACAAGAGagaagtcatttattttaactgctaaattaaaaaaaaaaacaccatctACTTAaagcgtagttaaatgttatgATTTCTGACAATGTAAACCGTCTGTATACTTCCGtgattgttttcgatggaaaatggcatTTGCAGCATATGCAGAATGTTTCAGTCAGTGATTTTGTGCTATGGTTTAAATGGCCGACTTGGTTCTCCAGGCTACTTTTATCTGTTATATATCTGCTAACAGCTAAACCTTCGAAACGGCCATTACACCAAGCATAAATTGCAGGGGAGCAATATGATTTGGGTCAGGTTTTGGAACAATCTTTCTACTTAGGTTAAACGCTTTAtctcaatttgtttatttcgatacttgtcaaacataaaacaaatatttcaacagtAGTTTATCTTTGAAAATAGACATGGTTTCCTCAACTATAATCTAAGTATtcaatatttgatattgtttataaacTTCCTCCTTGACAACCCTCTAAACCACACACTTgagttatgtttaaagattgaaaatatCAAGTGCAAATCGatgggtgaaagcgaaaaggttctatctgcttctttatttaatgtcacttaaaaccttttcgcattcaccccacGAAATGTAACTAATTATATTTACatctaaatatattaatataacgCCTTTAGCTTAAAATATGTCGACAAGTTTAACaacttgattacggtattgttGTATGAGGATTTTGCCTGCGTAACGATGTATTTTGACCATAGAATCACGACCCCCTCAACCTCCACCCCCAGCACCCCCTCCGAGGTTAAATTATACTGGGAAGTCATTTTTTCTGTGGATG from Mya arenaria isolate MELC-2E11 chromosome 3, ASM2691426v1 harbors:
- the LOC128227802 gene encoding uncharacterized protein LOC128227802, which translates into the protein MGVKANPLPDEDDTKNVHINDLSEDDSSGSSESESENEAGVCKESSKEAGDVTRGVPSSFVPIEDDRMSAMSADQLASTHSTTHGNAKTFKSHRAETRSAEETCNQNQGLSSAKDNTPSDRNSGVDKDTLHQWIKSTVKNVLQSKKPKQWKSIDGVIVFNQRDYEHVLQFKRFIEDVMRTEHEHIRIELFESQKFIQSKVRNVEDIISKCCVIFVFLTDNTNTPDINFFCEEAIGRLRLDPCNQSEIASAFALDTPSRCLLQPVHTKPKHLRTYSTPPGLFSINAVDWFDITSSFTRDKIIQLMKSAKKLRKRHETEVNTKREFQHIYREQQTSTIPASSHTRNFNGTTEHVQTVPFTSVPAPPTRQFPPYQDNHHVQLDTQDTFKTKQNEEMIRQSRMLLHENDDHLYRHNIPLNHNNGNVSHSPFSVNQTSTGGHQHGHYYEAMPSNTFHMVPNLTRTTPNNNVNSYDYARRDTQYVLPEQNLTPAANGRVNQQAFAEPTLNTMQSATNGQHLGAYGNRAYPTDYSHHHGYHRNGANFYHNLPPHHHQPHYSLTSHECETSIPHASRQHQPQNSVSRHDGDTNEIHSSRQHQPQYSVTSHDGVTSNPQSSRQHSFLHEDTHNTPLNSELTVVSKVTGKLIINPELSTDDVEIDTEHSSRSNHTAAIDTLHKYNSEDKFAATKDDEYLTEDQTSESSTCESDSGNVGESDSDDEGESDSDDEGFAKYFVNHPHGGKTVNIVGSSIVQIGSNNSVSSTTIGERKSGLKCKYQENSSMKTNGNRKTNWDEKFNIIDGEVSNRPTTPNKENDVSNSHIDRGKESENDVSNSYKYRRKDSENNYLDDENTTNARSRFTSNIHVDDFISDSELFSDGSSISERTFSFNQIKNTKMKSDCLIQGFLRGPFSKIKLSLCQSNSNSEVD